A stretch of the Tachysurus fulvidraco isolate hzauxx_2018 chromosome 18, HZAU_PFXX_2.0, whole genome shotgun sequence genome encodes the following:
- the pdxkb gene encoding pyridoxal (pyridoxine, vitamin B6) kinase b isoform X2: MGFEVDSINSVQFSNHTGYAHWKGQVVTADELHVLYEGIKLNNVNHYDYVLTGYTRDTSFLEMVVDIVQELKMANPNLVYVCDPVLGDHGSMYVPQNLYPVYKDKVVPVADIITPNQFEAELLTGKNISTEKDAVEVMDLLHNMGPDTVVITSSDLPPRLGDRFLVSLGSQRIVMPDGTFTTQRIRIEVPKVDAVFVGTGDLFAAMLMAWTHNYPTDLKMACEKTFSVMHHVIQRTISYAFEMAGPGKKPSPAQLELRMIQSKADIEDPAIVMEATVL, encoded by the exons GTTATGCACACTGGAAGGGGCAGGTAGTGACGGCGGACGAGCTCCACGTGCTGTATGAGGGAATCAAGCTCAACAACGTCAATCACTATGACTACGTACTCACAG GTTACACCAGGGACACGTCTTTTTTGGAGATGGTGGTGGACATTGTACAGGAACTGAAGATGGCTAATCCTAATCTTGTATACG TGTGTGACCCTGTCCTGGGTGATCATGGTTCAATG TATGTGCCTCAGAATCTATATCCGGTCTATAAGGACAAAGTGGTACCAGTGGCAGATATCATTACACCTAACCAGTTTGAGGCAGA gcTTTTGACAGGAAAGAATATCAGCACGGAGAAAGATGCAGTAGAG GTGATGGACTTGCTCCATAATATGGGTCCGGACACAGTGGTGATCACCAGCTCTGATCTGCCACCACGCCTTGGAGACCGCTTCCTTGTTTCACTCGGCAGTCAACGcattg TGATGCCGGACGGCACGTTCACCACCCAACGGATCAGGATAGAGGTGCCCAAAGTAGACGCGGTGTTTGTTGGGACGGGCGATCTGTTTGCTGCTATGCTAATGGCTTGGACACACAACTACCCAACAGACCTGAag ATGGCGTGTGAGAAAACCTTCTCCGTCATGCACCATGTTATTCAGAGGACCATTTCTTATGCCTTCG agatggcagGTCCTGGAAAAAAACCAAGCCCGGCTCAGCTTGAGCTGAGAATGATTCAGAGCAAAGCAGACATCGAGGATCCAGCCATCGTAATGGAGGCCACTGTTCTatag